From a single Glycine soja cultivar W05 chromosome 19, ASM419377v2, whole genome shotgun sequence genomic region:
- the LOC114399281 gene encoding transcription factor bHLH106-like → MHHFAMDNSHLLQFLPNTTTTTTNTNTPFFHAAPHTHTMHHPLSTNSSNNTNYYPFHLSQITETPSHHDRALAAMKNHKEAEKRRRERINSHLDHLRTLLPCNSKTDKASLLAKVVQRVKELKQQTSEITELETVPSETDEITVLSTTGGDYASGGGDGRLIFKASLCCEDRSDLIPDLIEILNSLHLKTLKAEMATLGGRTRNVLVVAADKEHSIESIHFLQNSLRSILDRSSSGDRSKRRRGLDRRLMS, encoded by the exons ATGCACCACTTTGCCATGGACAACTCTCACCTCCTCCAATTCCTTcccaacaccaccaccaccaccaccaacaccaACACCCCCTTCTTCCATGCTGCACCTCACACTCACACCATGCACCACCCCCTCTCTACTAATTCATCCAATAATACTAATTACTACCCCTTCCACCTCTCCCAAATTACCGAAACACCCTCCCACCATGATAGAGCCCTTGCTGCCATGAAGAACCACAAGGAGGCTGAGAAGAGAAGGAGGGAGAGAATCAACTCCCACCTCGACCACCTTCGCACTCTTCTCCCTTGTAATTCCAAG aCAGACAAGGCTTCGCTTCTGGCGAAGGTTGTCCAGCGGGTGAAGGAGTTGAAGCAGCAAACCTCGGAGATCACCGAGCTTGAAACCGTTCCGTCGGAGACCGACGAGATCACGGTGCTCTCCACCACCGGAGGCGACTACGCCTCCGGTGGCGGCGACGGAAGGCTCATCTTCAAGGCCTCGCTGTGCTGCGAGGACCGCTCCGACCTCATCCCCGACCTCATAGAAATCCTCAATTCGCTTCACCTCAAAACCCTCAAAGCAGAAATGGCCACTCTCGGAGGAAGAACACGCAACGTTCTCGTGGTCGCTGCTGACAAAGAACACAGCATTGAATCCATCCATTTCCTTCAGAACTCGCTCAGGTCCATTCTGGACCGATCCAGTTCCGGCGACAGGTCGAAACGACGCCGTGGCTTAGACCGAAGACTGATGTCTTGA